The Sesamum indicum cultivar Zhongzhi No. 13 linkage group LG2, S_indicum_v1.0, whole genome shotgun sequence genome contains a region encoding:
- the LOC105175740 gene encoding CDK-activating kinase assembly factor MAT1 isoform X2, giving the protein MVVASGTNVFAKEMAIRKRIAGIYNKREEDFPSLREYNDYLEEVEDMINLIEGIDVPAIEARIAQYQRENAEQIMNAQARKAEEYAAALAASKGQLQQTGADLQSSSQAGTSGTVAQGQYAPAVAGGGIAQPRPVGMGPQPIPLGSGHDMFEYEDEETMKLRAEKAARAGGWSVEISKKRAIEEAFASIWI; this is encoded by the exons ATGGTGGTGGCCTCAGGAACCAATGTCTTCGCCAAGGAAATGGCGATCAGAAAAAGAATTGCCGGCAT ATACAATAAAAGAGAGGAGGATTTCCCATCGTTACGGGAATACAATGACTACTTGGAGGAAGTAGAGGACATGA ttaatttaattgaggGAATAGATGTCCCTGCTATTGAAGCTAGAATTGCTCAGTACCAGAGAGAAAATGCTGAACAAATCATGAATGCTCAAGCTCGCAAG GCTGAGGAATATGCAGCTGCTTTGGCAGCAAGCAAGGGACAACTTCAGCAGACGGGTGCTGATCTT CAATCAAGCTCCCAAGCAGGGACCAGCGGCACTGTTGCTCAGGGCCAATATGCGCCGGCAGTTGCTGGAGGTGGAATCGCCCAGCCGCGTCCAGTGGGGATGGGCCCTCAACCCATCCCTCTCGGGTCTGGTCATGACATGTTTGAatatgaagatgaagaaacgATGAAACTCCGAGCAGAAAAAGCTGCAAGAGCAGGCGGATGGAGTGTAGAGATCAGCAAGAAACGCGCAATCGAAGAAGCTTTTGCCAGCATCTGgatatga
- the LOC105175740 gene encoding CDK-activating kinase assembly factor MAT1 isoform X1, translated as MVVASGTNVFAKEMAIRKRIAGIYNKREEDFPSLREYNDYLEEVEDMIVNLIEGIDVPAIEARIAQYQRENAEQIMNAQARKAEEYAAALAASKGQLQQTGADLQSSSQAGTSGTVAQGQYAPAVAGGGIAQPRPVGMGPQPIPLGSGHDMFEYEDEETMKLRAEKAARAGGWSVEISKKRAIEEAFASIWI; from the exons ATGGTGGTGGCCTCAGGAACCAATGTCTTCGCCAAGGAAATGGCGATCAGAAAAAGAATTGCCGGCAT ATACAATAAAAGAGAGGAGGATTTCCCATCGTTACGGGAATACAATGACTACTTGGAGGAAGTAGAGGACATGA tagttaatttaattgaggGAATAGATGTCCCTGCTATTGAAGCTAGAATTGCTCAGTACCAGAGAGAAAATGCTGAACAAATCATGAATGCTCAAGCTCGCAAG GCTGAGGAATATGCAGCTGCTTTGGCAGCAAGCAAGGGACAACTTCAGCAGACGGGTGCTGATCTT CAATCAAGCTCCCAAGCAGGGACCAGCGGCACTGTTGCTCAGGGCCAATATGCGCCGGCAGTTGCTGGAGGTGGAATCGCCCAGCCGCGTCCAGTGGGGATGGGCCCTCAACCCATCCCTCTCGGGTCTGGTCATGACATGTTTGAatatgaagatgaagaaacgATGAAACTCCGAGCAGAAAAAGCTGCAAGAGCAGGCGGATGGAGTGTAGAGATCAGCAAGAAACGCGCAATCGAAGAAGCTTTTGCCAGCATCTGgatatga
- the LOC105175757 gene encoding alpha-(1,4)-fucosyltransferase — protein MQLKSINTFVITLMLGFALIIFFFTTSFLEFPSANSSVSSTLEYSIFETLSNSSKPEPFIDLHKAFNKWDSQVGCAQFREKHKELLGNRSKISSLQDAEGQIQCGELQMNHVSVLVKGWTWVPDNMNNLYSCRCGLSCLWTKSSVLADRPDALLFETTTPPFQRLSGDPLRVYMDLEAGRKKSGYEDMFISYHAKDDVQSTYAGALFHNNRNYQLSSIKNNDTLVYWSSSRCLPQRNQLAKKLLSLLPHHSFGKCMNNVGGLDQALSFYPECVKDSNEAPKWWDHLHCAMSHYKFVLAIENTITESYVTEKLFYALDSGAVPIYFGAPNVWDFVPPHSIIDGTQFSSMAQLASYIKSLANDPVAYAEYHAWRRCGVLGNYRKTRGASLDTLPCRLCEAVSRKNGRNAKAL, from the exons ATGCAATTGAAATCCATCAACACCTTTGTGATCACACTTATGTTGGGTTTTGCactcatcatcttcttcttcacaacCAGCTTTCTTGAATTCCCATCTGCCAATTCTTCTGTCTCATCAACCCTAGAGTATTCTATTTTTGAAACTCTGTCGAATTCCAGCAAACCAGAACCCTTCATTGACTTGCACAAGGCATTCAATAAATGGGATTCTCAAGTGGGTTGTGCTCAATTCAgggaaaaacacaaagaaTTGTTGGGGAATAGGTCAAAGATCTCATCTTTACAAGATGCCGAGGGTCAAATCCAGTGTGGTGAGTTGCAGATGAACCACGTGAGTGTTCTTGTCAAAGGGTGGACTTGGGTTCCTGATAATATGAACAACCTGTATAGTTGCAGATGTGGGTTGAGCTGTTTATGGACTAAATCTTCAGTTCTTGCTGATAGGCCTGACGCCCTATTATTTGAAACCACAACTCCTCCATTTCAG AGGCTATCTGGCGATCCCCTTCGTGTCTATATGGATCTTGAAGCTGGGAGGAAGAAGTCTGGCTATGAGGACATGTTTATCAGTTATCATGCTAAAGATGATGTCCAATCAACTTATGCTGGGGCTCTCTTTCATAACAacagaaattatcaattatctTCCATCAAGAACAAT GATACCCTTGTTTATTGGTCCTCATCACGCTGTCTACCTCAAAGAAACCAACTTGCCAAAAAGCTACTGAGTTTGCTGCCACACCACTCATTTGGCAAGTGCATGAACAATGTCGGAGGCTTGGACCAGGCACTGTCCTTCTATCCTGAGTGCGTGAAGGATTCCAATGAAGCACCAAAATGGTGGGATCACCTGCATTGTGCCATGTCACATTACAAGTTTGTCCTTGCAATTGAGAACACCATAACTGAGAGCTATGTGACTGAGAAACTCTTTTATGCCCTGGACTCGGGGGCTGTTCCTATATACTTTGGCGCCCCAAATGTTTGGGACTTCGTACCTCCTCATTCAATAATAGACGGAACACAATTCAGTTCTATGGCGCAATTAGCTTCTTACATCAAGTCCCTAGCTAATGATCCGGTTGCTTATGCTGAGTATCATGCGTGGAGGAGATGTGGTGTTTTAGGTAATTATAGGAAGACTCGTGGAGCAAGTCTAGACACGTTACCTTGCAGGCTGTGTGAAGCTGTGAGCAGAAAAAATGGGAGAAATGCAAAAGCCTTGTAA